GCCGCGTGTGATAGGGCGGTTCCATGACTGCGCGTTGCCGTTCGTTTGCCCATTCGGGTATGTCGTAGGCGCGTACATACGCCATGTTGCCGGCGGTGTAGCGGGTGAGCGTTGACCGCCGTGGATGATTCGCTTTCCAGGGCAGGGTGCCGTGTGTGACGGCTTCGGTGAAGATGATTGCGTCGCCTGCCTTACAGGTGATCTGGCGGATGTGTTCCTGGTGTTTCTGGTAGAGGCGCATTTCCAGCGGACAGGGGTAATTGCTTTTGTGTGATCCGGGTATGAGGGAGAGGCCGCCGTCGCCTGCGTTGACATCGGTGAGTTGGATGGAGACGACGGTGAGGCCGTTGTGCATTTTGCCATCTCTGAATATATAATACTGGTTGGGGTCAAATCCAGGTCCAGAGGAGCCGTGGAAGCGATGGCCTTCGGCTCCTTTGTCCATCCACAGCAGAAACATCTGGTGATCGATGCGAAAGCCTTTGCCGAGTATTTCGTTGAGGTAAGGCACTATGCGAGGGTGTGCCAGCATGTCGCGGAAGGGATTGCACCAGGGTTCGTCCCAGTGGATGAGGCTGCCGAGTTCGCCGCGACCATGCGTGCCTTCAAGGGCTGGTGAGTCGCCATCAAGACGCTGTTCTCTCGGGCGAATACGCCCCTTGTCGAGGTGGCGGTCAACCGCTTCGTTCGCCAGGGCGAGTTCGTCTTCGGTCAAAACGTTTTTAACGACGAGATACCCGTTGAGGTCAAAGAGATATTTTTCTTCTTCGGTCATGGTATTAGGCTTCTTGTTTTGGGTTTTAATTTGTCAGACTCGCGTACGCCTCTCGCCCTTGTCGGAAGAGGTCTTTGACTTCTTCGCGTTGCTGGTCTGTGTTGTAGCGGCCATAGGTGTCGATCCATTTGAGCGCGTCTTCAATGCCGTTGAGAAAATACTGCGCGGATTCATTGCGCTCGGCAGGGGGGCGGCCGCAGGAAACATAGACCGGGCTGCTGTGCGCGTAGATCGATTGGTCAAAGCTGTCGCGCTGGTTGCCCCAGAGCCGGGCAGCGACCCAGCTGTCGCGGTCGATGTTGACCCGGTGGCGAATAGCGCCCTCGCGTTTGCCTTCGGGATAGTTTTCCCTGTGAATGATGTGTCCATTCATCGCGATTTCGGCGCAGTGAATGGGGTAATAGGATGTGAATGTGGATTCTATGTCGAGCGAGCCGCCAGAGGGCAATTCAACTGTGGTGCCCATGGGTTGGTCGTTTACGTTTAGATCAATGGCGGGAC
This DNA window, taken from Gemmatimonadota bacterium, encodes the following:
- a CDS encoding phytanoyl-CoA dioxygenase family protein, with the protein product MTEEEKYLFDLNGYLVVKNVLTEDELALANEAVDRHLDKGRIRPREQRLDGDSPALEGTHGRGELGSLIHWDEPWCNPFRDMLAHPRIVPYLNEILGKGFRIDHQMFLLWMDKGAEGHRFHGSSGPGFDPNQYYIFRDGKMHNGLTVVSIQLTDVNAGDGGLSLIPGSHKSNYPCPLEMRLYQKHQEHIRQITCKAGDAIIFTEAVTHGTLPWKANHPRRSTLTRYTAGNMAYVRAYDIPEWANERQRAVMEPPYHTRLNRPTLEE